The Calditerrivibrio nitroreducens DSM 19672 genome window below encodes:
- the mrdA gene encoding penicillin-binding protein 2 gives MTLLFFIFIGFIFFIIIRLFFLQIIYYDKYKTLSDNNRIRIVRIFASRGMIMDRKGVVFVKNAPSYNLTLLKEDVKDLKGTIEKLSSVLNINIDSVQKRLKNSYPYVPIAIKRGLSFEEMSYFMEHSQDFPGVKIELETSRKYEDGEAISHLVGYLGEVNLDEIEKYGIYFPGDLIGKTGLEKYYEAVLRGKNGLKYVEVDSLGQAVNITNVKEPVPGNNIALTIDFNMQKYAKELFAGKKGAVVILKIDGNEVITLFSAPTFNLNDFVPYISEDKWKQLHNDDKPLINRATEAAYPPGSVFKVLMATAALNEKVITPNTTFNCNGEFSYGNLTYRCWNKDGHGAVNLKKSIAESCDVYYYNVGLKLGIDNIVKYAKGLGLGSKTGIDLPTESGGNFPDRDWKKRVFKQSWYPGETIITSIGQGYMTTTPLQLAVMLSGVFNGGKLYKPRLLDKIITTKEVFKINSELINDMHIPKEVVSTVLDAVVETVMGERGTAYRAKVDGVLVGGKTGTAQVVGLKKTENMNQDQIPEKYRDHSWFGGVFPADNPQYVIVVFVEHGGAGSSGATPIAGALINKMVQLGYVSGR, from the coding sequence TTGACCCTGTTATTTTTTATATTTATAGGGTTTATTTTCTTTATTATTATAAGACTCTTTTTTCTTCAAATTATTTATTACGATAAATATAAAACACTTTCTGACAACAACAGGATAAGGATAGTGAGAATTTTTGCCAGCAGAGGAATGATTATGGATCGTAAGGGGGTTGTGTTTGTTAAAAATGCTCCCAGCTATAATCTTACCCTTTTGAAGGAGGATGTAAAAGATTTAAAAGGTACCATAGAAAAGTTGAGTTCGGTGTTAAATATAAATATAGATTCTGTACAAAAAAGATTAAAAAATTCATACCCATATGTGCCAATAGCTATAAAAAGGGGGCTTTCATTTGAGGAGATGTCTTATTTTATGGAGCATTCGCAGGATTTTCCGGGTGTTAAAATTGAGCTTGAGACCTCTCGGAAATATGAAGATGGTGAAGCGATCAGCCATCTTGTTGGATACTTAGGGGAGGTAAATCTTGATGAGATAGAGAAATATGGAATATACTTTCCGGGGGATTTAATAGGTAAGACCGGGCTGGAAAAGTATTACGAGGCGGTTTTAAGGGGTAAAAATGGACTAAAATATGTTGAAGTGGATAGTCTGGGACAAGCTGTGAATATTACAAACGTAAAAGAACCTGTTCCGGGAAACAATATTGCACTTACGATAGATTTTAACATGCAAAAATATGCAAAAGAATTATTTGCTGGCAAAAAAGGTGCTGTGGTTATTCTTAAAATAGATGGTAACGAAGTAATAACACTGTTTTCCGCACCAACGTTTAATTTAAACGATTTTGTTCCATATATAAGTGAAGATAAATGGAAACAACTACACAATGACGATAAACCACTCATTAATAGAGCTACAGAGGCAGCATATCCTCCCGGATCTGTCTTCAAAGTTTTGATGGCTACTGCTGCGTTAAATGAAAAAGTGATAACACCAAATACTACGTTCAACTGTAATGGGGAGTTTAGCTATGGTAATCTTACTTATAGATGCTGGAATAAAGATGGTCATGGTGCAGTAAATCTTAAAAAATCTATTGCAGAATCCTGCGATGTCTATTACTACAATGTAGGATTAAAGTTGGGTATAGATAATATCGTAAAATATGCAAAAGGGTTGGGATTGGGTAGTAAAACAGGGATAGATCTTCCAACGGAAAGTGGAGGTAATTTCCCTGATAGGGATTGGAAAAAAAGGGTTTTCAAGCAGAGTTGGTATCCTGGGGAGACTATTATTACTTCTATTGGACAGGGTTATATGACCACAACACCTTTGCAGCTTGCAGTTATGTTAAGTGGGGTCTTTAATGGAGGAAAGCTCTATAAACCGAGACTACTTGATAAAATTATCACAACCAAAGAGGTATTTAAGATAAATAGCGAATTGATCAATGATATGCATATTCCAAAAGAAGTTGTATCCACAGTGCTTGATGCGGTGGTGGAAACTGTGATGGGAGAAAGGGGAACCGCTTATAGGGCAAAAGTGGATGGTGTATTGGTTGGTGGTAAGACCGGTACAGCCCAGGTGGTGGGGCTCAAAAAAACGGAGAATATGAATCAGGATCAGATTCCTGAAAAATACAGGGATCATTCCTGGTTTGGTGGGGTATTTCCGGCGGACAACCCACAATATGTCATCGTGGTATTTGTGGAGCACGGGGGTGCCGGAAGTTCCGGAGCTACTCCAATAGCTGGGGCTTTAATTAACAAAATGGTGCAATTGGGTTATGTTTCAGGTAGATAA
- the mreC gene encoding rod shape-determining protein MreC: MHRLKDIWKKILIFFLFFIFLIILQIRNPEIRGPFRGILGNILNPFVYYSYKVYDGISSLFDNYIYLVNAKKENEALKLKLSELNIQNRILNEKLHEYEQLRKILKFKDNYQVELLAASVVGKHIDGYSKYIFINVGQIDGIQINDSVANEMGLIGKIVEVMNNRSKVLLITDPNNKVSVMNLRTRTTGIMSGDGSGGLVVEFYDKLDKVYKGDIFITSGLGGLYIKGIAVGKVYAYSNNPSDIFQRVYLKPLVNFNSIENLLVIKSKND; the protein is encoded by the coding sequence ATGCATAGATTAAAAGATATATGGAAGAAGATTTTAATCTTCTTTCTGTTTTTTATTTTTTTAATTATCTTACAGATAAGAAACCCTGAAATAAGAGGTCCATTTAGAGGTATATTAGGTAATATATTAAATCCTTTTGTGTACTATTCTTATAAAGTCTATGATGGTATCTCATCATTATTCGATAATTATATCTATCTTGTAAATGCCAAAAAGGAGAATGAAGCTCTGAAATTAAAGCTTTCTGAGTTAAACATACAAAATAGAATTCTTAATGAAAAACTACATGAATATGAACAACTTAGAAAAATATTGAAGTTTAAGGATAACTATCAGGTAGAATTGCTTGCGGCTTCTGTAGTTGGCAAACATATCGATGGATATAGTAAATATATTTTTATAAATGTGGGTCAGATTGATGGGATTCAAATAAACGATTCTGTGGCCAACGAAATGGGGTTGATTGGTAAAATCGTGGAGGTTATGAATAATAGATCTAAGGTACTTCTTATTACAGATCCAAACAATAAGGTGAGCGTTATGAATCTTAGAACCAGAACAACAGGGATAATGAGTGGTGATGGTAGTGGAGGGCTTGTGGTGGAGTTTTATGATAAGCTTGATAAGGTGTATAAAGGTGATATATTCATAACATCAGGTCTTGGTGGTCTATATATTAAGGGTATTGCAGTTGGCAAAGTTTATGCATATTCCAACAATCCATCAGATATCTTTCAAAGGGTTTATCTAAAACCTTTAGTTAATTTCAATTCGATAGAAAATCTGCTTGTTATAAAGAGTAAAAATGATTAA
- the rodA gene encoding rod shape-determining protein RodA: MFQVDKRLFKNFDIYLSGVILSILLYGFIAVYSASYDPTSHKFAIFYIKQLYWALIGISFYIFFSFFNYKHLIKWNVIFYILGLVLLILVLIIGHIGMGAQRWINIGGFRFQPSEFFKIVFILMMPKIYNDFDENKLGMIDVIKKFWLVLPPFILVFLQPDLGTAMVFLAVWGVLLLFRGVKAKTLMFFSILSVVIAPIMWNKLHDYQRERVLTFLNPESDPYGAGYHVIQSKIAIGSGGITGKGLLKGTQSHLKFLPERHTDFIFALINEEFGFLGGVLMIGLFGFLIFRLLYIAQKTKEFSGRILLVAIASLIFFQLFVNAGMTLGLLPVVGIPMPLVSYGGSALITFMTLLGIANSISIRKFDSPGDVR; the protein is encoded by the coding sequence ATGTTTCAGGTAGATAAAAGGCTGTTTAAAAATTTTGATATTTATCTTAGCGGTGTAATTCTATCTATTCTCTTATATGGTTTCATCGCTGTGTATAGCGCATCATATGATCCCACATCACATAAGTTTGCAATATTTTATATAAAGCAGTTATATTGGGCACTGATAGGGATATCGTTTTACATATTTTTCTCATTTTTCAATTATAAGCATCTGATCAAGTGGAATGTTATTTTTTATATATTAGGTCTGGTTTTATTAATACTTGTTTTGATAATCGGTCATATAGGGATGGGGGCACAGAGATGGATTAATATTGGGGGCTTTAGATTTCAGCCATCAGAATTTTTCAAGATAGTTTTTATTCTTATGATGCCTAAAATCTACAATGATTTTGATGAGAATAAGTTAGGGATGATAGATGTAATAAAAAAATTCTGGCTTGTACTACCCCCATTCATACTTGTATTTTTGCAGCCAGACCTTGGTACTGCGATGGTTTTTCTTGCGGTTTGGGGGGTATTACTACTTTTTAGGGGTGTTAAAGCAAAAACTTTGATGTTTTTTTCGATATTATCCGTCGTAATAGCTCCTATAATGTGGAATAAACTTCATGATTATCAACGGGAGAGGGTGCTTACCTTTTTAAATCCGGAGAGTGATCCTTACGGTGCGGGATACCATGTGATTCAATCTAAGATTGCCATAGGATCTGGTGGTATAACCGGGAAAGGTCTTTTAAAGGGTACCCAGTCCCATCTTAAATTTCTACCTGAGAGGCATACAGATTTTATATTTGCTTTGATTAATGAAGAATTTGGATTTCTGGGTGGGGTTTTGATGATTGGGCTGTTTGGATTTCTTATCTTTAGGCTTTTGTATATTGCTCAAAAAACTAAAGAATTTTCCGGTAGAATACTTCTGGTGGCCATTGCATCGCTTATCTTTTTTCAGTTATTTGTTAATGCAGGTATGACACTTGGGTTACTTCCCGTTGTGGGGATACCTATGCCTCTTGTCAGTTATGGTGGATCCGCGCTTATTACCTTTATGACACTACTTGGAATAGCTAATTCCATATCCATTAGGAAATTTGATTCCCCTGGAGACGTTAGATGA